The following are encoded together in the Mugil cephalus isolate CIBA_MC_2020 chromosome 18, CIBA_Mcephalus_1.1, whole genome shotgun sequence genome:
- the si:ch73-173p19.1 gene encoding uncharacterized protein si:ch73-173p19.1 isoform X2, whose protein sequence is MSSAASPTIGELFLILREMGFSEEQIQAAVQAGHFSVPEAADWLLHGQYPRHKLVKQSSQSAETAFSAFNPPKEAASTSQSPTSPADSAACPSLVLRPSQPGSLSPDPLPVESRIKQDKSDFEEKERQRVAQEARAERKQKKQERELVLKRIADDRKSLQQKSHASSGAETSPPSGEGQKLGGKVQTNLDNNCILMIRLPSGESMRERFSADAPLRSVVEHITGRHPTLPSFSLLQGFPRKRFGEAELACSLRSLGLTPNAALCIQTAPPETPQDPPSPADPPSAGPIEPSPCVVPPQEVDILAVPERVGDEGPVLPPPLPNQLWEEAVNYAGIPGAGPALPWPHVWGRGQRMVPGNAEDPVVGAEEEEGGGEGEEEPPHMPNGIPRLPFFPENRQQQRFEPWHHWPGQGNRLRAAAEEVAADPEDAGGPVAPVAAGLAAVERLQRAAQQEDPHASQQGQPSPPKRPFRPPNVPTLCALAIRATVHLMTAPSMQYSSSLACLTPELAELLLKYMSSERLLRPRTLELFFGCPMQKFVLNCYPYSTNELLRQLRAFTALKHLSLVNSPLITDSGLSILSSLVKLQYLNLASCSKLTDSCLQYITGLKSLCFLSLDQTKVTDAGMVLYLQSAPSCLSQLSLNQTAVTEATLAVLPACVPQLRLLSIKQTKVGDVTALAGMSSLQTLNLDGTGVTEESLEHLATHPSLSSLSLGGIPVLDGNHALQIISGLKLTHLTLPGRHSVTDSGLSFLSRLCLLSELDLTDYTQVTDQGVSQLSTMTSLKKLSLSNTQVTDAGLPSLRGLRELQELCLDRTAVTSRGVAELITCLPHLQVLGLASTQVGDTVVKRGLIRCNQLVKLNLSRTRITDHGLKILKHMHLAQVNLDGTGVTLMGIASLLSFTNISNIRASHTRAIPPDEVSDEEWEAQ, encoded by the exons ATGAGTTCCGCTGCCTCTCCG ACCATCGGGGAGTTGTTCCTCATCCTCAGAGAGATGGGATTTTCAGAGGAGCAAATCCAGGCGGCAGTGCAGGCGGGACATTTCTCTGTGCCAGAAGCAGCTGATTG GCTTTTGCATGGTCAGTACCCGCGACACAAGTTGGTCAAGCAGTCGTCGCAGTCAGCTGAGAcagctttttctgctttcaACCCTCCCAAAGAGGCAGCCAGCACTTCTCAGTCACCTACATCTCCCGCTGACAGCGCAG CATGTCCTTCCTTGGTGCTGAGGCCATCTCAGCCTGGCTCCCTGTCCCCAGATCCACTGCCGGTTGAGTCGCGGATCAAACAGGACAAGAGTGActttgaagagaaagaaagacagcgCGTTGCTCAAGAAGCGAGAgcggagagaaaacaaaagaaacag GAGCGTGAGCTTGTGTTGAAGCGGATAGCTGACGATCGCAAGAGCTTGCAGCAGAAGAGCCACGCTAGCTCTGGTGCAGAGACGTCTCCTCCCAGTGGTGAAGGGCAGAAGCTCGGAGGAAAGGTTCAGACAAACCTGGATAACAACTGCATTCTCATG ATTCGGCTGCCATCCGGTGAGTCCATGCGTGAACGCTTCTCCGCTGATGCTCCTCTGCGCAGCGTTGTGGAGCACATCACCGGACGTCACCCCACCCTaccctccttttctctcctccaggGTTTCCCTAGGAAACGCTTCGGGGAGGCAGAGCTCGCCTGCTCACTGCGCTCTCTCGGCCTCACGCCGAACGCCGCACTTTGTATTCAGACCGCTCCTCCGGAGACTCCTCAGGACCCGCCGAGTCCTGCGGATCCACCGTCAGCAGGTCCGATTGAGCCATCTCCCTGTGTTGTGCCTCCCCAGGAGGTAGATATCCTTGCTGTCCCGGAGAGGGTGGGAGACGAGGGCCCCGTtttacctcctcctctgcctAACCAGCTTTGGGAAGAGGCAGTGAATTATGCAGGGATACCTGGAGCTGGCCCTGCGCTGCCTTGGCCTCACGTCTGGG GGCGCGGCCAGAGGATGGTTCCTGGAAACGCTGAGGATCCCGTCGTAGGAgccgaggaggaagaaggaggaggagaaggagaagaagaaccacCCCACATGCCTAACG GAATCCCCCGGCTGCCTTTCTTCCCGGAGaacaggcagcagcagaggtTCGAGCCCTGGCACCACTGGCCGGGGCAAGGCAATCGACTCAG AGCGGCTGCAGAAGAAGTCGCGGCTGACCCCGAGGACGCAGGAGGTCCGGTGGCGCCCGTCGCCGCAGGCCTGGCTGCAGTGGAGCGTCTTCAAAGAGCCGCACAGCAAGAGGACCCCCACGCCTCCCAGCAGGGACAGCCGTCCCCACCCAAAAGACCCTTCCGGCCACCGAACGTGCCGACCCTATGTGCCTTGGCCATCCGCGCGACTGTGCACCTAATGACAG CTCCCAGCATGCAGTACAGCAGCAGCCTGGCGTGCCTGACCCCGGAGCTGGCGGAGCTCCTGCTCAAATACATGTCCAGCGAGAGGCTGCTGCGTCCACGCACCCTCGAGCTCTTCTTCGGCTGCCCGATGCAGAAGTTCGTCCTGAACTGCTACCCTTATTCAACCAACGAGCTCCTGCGGCAGCTGCGGGCCTTCACGGCCCTGAAGCATCTCAGTCTGGTCAACTCCCCTCTTATCACAG ACTCTGGCCTGTCAATCCTGTCCAGCCTGGTCAAACTCCAGTACCTCAACCTGGCCTCCTGTAGCAAACTGACTGACTCCTGCCTGCAGTATATCACAG GTTTGAAGAGCCTGTGTTTCCTGTCCCTGGACCAGACCAAAGTCACAGATGCTGGGATGGTCCTGTACCTCCAGTCCGCTCCGTCCTGCCTCTCTCAGCTCAGCCTGAACCAGACGGCAGTGACCGAAGCCACGCTTGCCGTGCTCCCCGCCTGCGTGCCACAGCTGCGACTTCTCAGCATCAAGCAAACtaag GTCGGGGACGTGACAGCCCTGGCAGGGATGTCCAGTCTGCAGACTCTCAACCTGGACGGGACAGGTGTGACAGAGGAGTCTCTGGAGCATCTCGCCACGCACCCCTCCTTGTCTAGTCTCAGTTTAGGGGGAATCCCCGTACTGGATGGCAACCACGCTCTTCAGATCATCTCAG GTCTAAAGTTGACTCACCTCACCCTCCCTGGACGCCACTCGGTGACAGACAGCGGCTTGTCGTTCCTCTCCAGACTGTGTCTGCTCTCGGAGCTGGACCTGACGGACTACACACAAGTCACGGACCAGGGAGTCAGCCAGCTCTCCACCATGACCAG tttgaagaAGCTGTCGCTTAGCAACACTCAGGTGACGGATGCGGGGCTCCCCTCCCTGCGCGGCCTGAGGGAGCTGCAGGAACTGTGCTTGGACCGGACGGCCGTCACCAGCCGAGGAGTGGCTGAACTCATCACCTGTCTGCCGCACCTCCAG GTGTTGGGGCTGGCCAGCACTCAAGTGGGAGACACAGTAGTGAAGAGAGGTCTGATCCGCTGCAATCAGCTTGTTAAACTCAATCTGAGCCGCACGCGGATCACAGACCACG GTCTGAAGATCCTGAAACACATGCATCTCGCTCAGGTGAACCTGGACGGCACAGGTGTGACTCTGATGGGCATCGCCAGCCTCCTGTCTTTC
- the si:ch73-173p19.1 gene encoding uncharacterized protein si:ch73-173p19.1 isoform X1: MSSAASPTIGELFLILREMGFSEEQIQAAVQAGHFSVPEAADWLLHGQYPRHKLVKQSSQSAETAFSAFNPPKEAASTSQSPTSPADSAAACPSLVLRPSQPGSLSPDPLPVESRIKQDKSDFEEKERQRVAQEARAERKQKKQERELVLKRIADDRKSLQQKSHASSGAETSPPSGEGQKLGGKVQTNLDNNCILMIRLPSGESMRERFSADAPLRSVVEHITGRHPTLPSFSLLQGFPRKRFGEAELACSLRSLGLTPNAALCIQTAPPETPQDPPSPADPPSAGPIEPSPCVVPPQEVDILAVPERVGDEGPVLPPPLPNQLWEEAVNYAGIPGAGPALPWPHVWGRGQRMVPGNAEDPVVGAEEEEGGGEGEEEPPHMPNGIPRLPFFPENRQQQRFEPWHHWPGQGNRLRAAAEEVAADPEDAGGPVAPVAAGLAAVERLQRAAQQEDPHASQQGQPSPPKRPFRPPNVPTLCALAIRATVHLMTAPSMQYSSSLACLTPELAELLLKYMSSERLLRPRTLELFFGCPMQKFVLNCYPYSTNELLRQLRAFTALKHLSLVNSPLITDSGLSILSSLVKLQYLNLASCSKLTDSCLQYITGLKSLCFLSLDQTKVTDAGMVLYLQSAPSCLSQLSLNQTAVTEATLAVLPACVPQLRLLSIKQTKVGDVTALAGMSSLQTLNLDGTGVTEESLEHLATHPSLSSLSLGGIPVLDGNHALQIISGLKLTHLTLPGRHSVTDSGLSFLSRLCLLSELDLTDYTQVTDQGVSQLSTMTSLKKLSLSNTQVTDAGLPSLRGLRELQELCLDRTAVTSRGVAELITCLPHLQVLGLASTQVGDTVVKRGLIRCNQLVKLNLSRTRITDHGLKILKHMHLAQVNLDGTGVTLMGIASLLSFTNISNIRASHTRAIPPDEVSDEEWEAQ; this comes from the exons ATGAGTTCCGCTGCCTCTCCG ACCATCGGGGAGTTGTTCCTCATCCTCAGAGAGATGGGATTTTCAGAGGAGCAAATCCAGGCGGCAGTGCAGGCGGGACATTTCTCTGTGCCAGAAGCAGCTGATTG GCTTTTGCATGGTCAGTACCCGCGACACAAGTTGGTCAAGCAGTCGTCGCAGTCAGCTGAGAcagctttttctgctttcaACCCTCCCAAAGAGGCAGCCAGCACTTCTCAGTCACCTACATCTCCCGCTGACAGCGCAG CAGCATGTCCTTCCTTGGTGCTGAGGCCATCTCAGCCTGGCTCCCTGTCCCCAGATCCACTGCCGGTTGAGTCGCGGATCAAACAGGACAAGAGTGActttgaagagaaagaaagacagcgCGTTGCTCAAGAAGCGAGAgcggagagaaaacaaaagaaacag GAGCGTGAGCTTGTGTTGAAGCGGATAGCTGACGATCGCAAGAGCTTGCAGCAGAAGAGCCACGCTAGCTCTGGTGCAGAGACGTCTCCTCCCAGTGGTGAAGGGCAGAAGCTCGGAGGAAAGGTTCAGACAAACCTGGATAACAACTGCATTCTCATG ATTCGGCTGCCATCCGGTGAGTCCATGCGTGAACGCTTCTCCGCTGATGCTCCTCTGCGCAGCGTTGTGGAGCACATCACCGGACGTCACCCCACCCTaccctccttttctctcctccaggGTTTCCCTAGGAAACGCTTCGGGGAGGCAGAGCTCGCCTGCTCACTGCGCTCTCTCGGCCTCACGCCGAACGCCGCACTTTGTATTCAGACCGCTCCTCCGGAGACTCCTCAGGACCCGCCGAGTCCTGCGGATCCACCGTCAGCAGGTCCGATTGAGCCATCTCCCTGTGTTGTGCCTCCCCAGGAGGTAGATATCCTTGCTGTCCCGGAGAGGGTGGGAGACGAGGGCCCCGTtttacctcctcctctgcctAACCAGCTTTGGGAAGAGGCAGTGAATTATGCAGGGATACCTGGAGCTGGCCCTGCGCTGCCTTGGCCTCACGTCTGGG GGCGCGGCCAGAGGATGGTTCCTGGAAACGCTGAGGATCCCGTCGTAGGAgccgaggaggaagaaggaggaggagaaggagaagaagaaccacCCCACATGCCTAACG GAATCCCCCGGCTGCCTTTCTTCCCGGAGaacaggcagcagcagaggtTCGAGCCCTGGCACCACTGGCCGGGGCAAGGCAATCGACTCAG AGCGGCTGCAGAAGAAGTCGCGGCTGACCCCGAGGACGCAGGAGGTCCGGTGGCGCCCGTCGCCGCAGGCCTGGCTGCAGTGGAGCGTCTTCAAAGAGCCGCACAGCAAGAGGACCCCCACGCCTCCCAGCAGGGACAGCCGTCCCCACCCAAAAGACCCTTCCGGCCACCGAACGTGCCGACCCTATGTGCCTTGGCCATCCGCGCGACTGTGCACCTAATGACAG CTCCCAGCATGCAGTACAGCAGCAGCCTGGCGTGCCTGACCCCGGAGCTGGCGGAGCTCCTGCTCAAATACATGTCCAGCGAGAGGCTGCTGCGTCCACGCACCCTCGAGCTCTTCTTCGGCTGCCCGATGCAGAAGTTCGTCCTGAACTGCTACCCTTATTCAACCAACGAGCTCCTGCGGCAGCTGCGGGCCTTCACGGCCCTGAAGCATCTCAGTCTGGTCAACTCCCCTCTTATCACAG ACTCTGGCCTGTCAATCCTGTCCAGCCTGGTCAAACTCCAGTACCTCAACCTGGCCTCCTGTAGCAAACTGACTGACTCCTGCCTGCAGTATATCACAG GTTTGAAGAGCCTGTGTTTCCTGTCCCTGGACCAGACCAAAGTCACAGATGCTGGGATGGTCCTGTACCTCCAGTCCGCTCCGTCCTGCCTCTCTCAGCTCAGCCTGAACCAGACGGCAGTGACCGAAGCCACGCTTGCCGTGCTCCCCGCCTGCGTGCCACAGCTGCGACTTCTCAGCATCAAGCAAACtaag GTCGGGGACGTGACAGCCCTGGCAGGGATGTCCAGTCTGCAGACTCTCAACCTGGACGGGACAGGTGTGACAGAGGAGTCTCTGGAGCATCTCGCCACGCACCCCTCCTTGTCTAGTCTCAGTTTAGGGGGAATCCCCGTACTGGATGGCAACCACGCTCTTCAGATCATCTCAG GTCTAAAGTTGACTCACCTCACCCTCCCTGGACGCCACTCGGTGACAGACAGCGGCTTGTCGTTCCTCTCCAGACTGTGTCTGCTCTCGGAGCTGGACCTGACGGACTACACACAAGTCACGGACCAGGGAGTCAGCCAGCTCTCCACCATGACCAG tttgaagaAGCTGTCGCTTAGCAACACTCAGGTGACGGATGCGGGGCTCCCCTCCCTGCGCGGCCTGAGGGAGCTGCAGGAACTGTGCTTGGACCGGACGGCCGTCACCAGCCGAGGAGTGGCTGAACTCATCACCTGTCTGCCGCACCTCCAG GTGTTGGGGCTGGCCAGCACTCAAGTGGGAGACACAGTAGTGAAGAGAGGTCTGATCCGCTGCAATCAGCTTGTTAAACTCAATCTGAGCCGCACGCGGATCACAGACCACG GTCTGAAGATCCTGAAACACATGCATCTCGCTCAGGTGAACCTGGACGGCACAGGTGTGACTCTGATGGGCATCGCCAGCCTCCTGTCTTTC